One Triticum dicoccoides isolate Atlit2015 ecotype Zavitan chromosome 5B, WEW_v2.0, whole genome shotgun sequence genomic window carries:
- the LOC119310864 gene encoding phenylacetaldehyde reductase-like has product MAPPRHVCVTGGGGFIASWLVKLLLSRGYAVHATLRDPCDPKNAHLMQLDGAAENLRLFKADVLDRAALASAVEGCEGVFHVASPVPLDKLVDPESEVIVPAVKGTLNILEVCSTMKVQKVVVVSSTATVHFNPNWPQGKPKDESCWSDKKVCMENELWYFLAKTVAEETSWEYAEKTGLDIVTVCPCIVFGPQLQPVVNTTSELLLYVIKGGPNAMNDVTWEIVDVRDVADALLLVYEKPESSGRYISASNYITTKAMLELLRKAHPNYNYVKCKTDAEHNSPITPTSSEKLRNLGWKPRKLEETLLDSIEYYQKTGLLQDAEGEGYSCHLPEMFSFFHAAE; this is encoded by the exons ATGGCACCGCCGCGACACGTTTGCGTGACCGGCGGCGGCGGGTTCATCGCCTCGTGGCTCGTCAAGCTGCTCCTCTCCCGGGGCTACGCCGTCCACGCCACCCTCCGCGACCCAT GTGATCCGAAGAACGCCCATCTGATGCAGCTGGACGGGGCAGCGGAGAACCTACGCCTGTTCAAGGCCGACGTGCTCGAccgcgccgcgctggcctccgccgtCGAGGGGTGCGAGGGCGTCTTCCATGTCGCGTCCCCTGTGCCCCTGGATAAGCTCGTCGATCCTGAG TCGGAAGTAATTGTGCCTGCTGTGAAGGGCACCTTGAATATTCTAGAAGTTTGTTCTACTATGAAGGTCCAGAAAGTTGTTGTGGTGTCATCCACTGCTACTGTTCATTTCAACCCGAACTGGCCTCAGGGTAAACCCAAAGATGAGAGTTGCTGGTCGGACAAAAAGGTGTGCATGGAAAATGAG CTTTGGTATTTTCTTGCAAAAACTGTTGCTGAAGAGACATCCTGGGAATATGCAGAAAAGACTGGGCTAGACATCGTTACAGTATGCCCTTGTATTGTTTTTGGTCCACAACTACAACCTGTTGTCAATACCACCAGCGAACTTCTTCTCTATGTTATAAAAG GAGGTCCTAATGCGATGAACGACGTGACGTGGGAGATAGTCGATGTCCGTGATGTAGCTGATGCTTTGCTTCTGGTGTACGAGAAACCAGAATCATCTGGAAGATATATCAGTGCATCAAACTACATTACCACAAAAGCCATGCTGGAATTGTTAAGGAAGGCGCACCCTAACTACAATTACGTAAAGTG CAAGACTGATGCGGAACATAACTCTCCCATCACACCGACCTCGTCGGAAAAATTGAGAAATCTGGGCTGGAAGCCAAGGAAATTGGAGGAGACTCTCCTGGATAGCATCGAATACTACCAGAAGACGGGGCTTCTACAGGATGCGGAGGGAGAGGGATACTCGTGCCACCTTCCTGAAATGTTCAGCTTTTTTCATGCCGCCGAGTAA